From the genome of Arthrobacter alpinus, one region includes:
- the metG gene encoding methionine--tRNA ligase — protein MTSSESAKTPYYLTTAITYPNGDPHIGHAYEYIATDAMARFKRLDGFDVMFLTGTDEHGMKIAQTAEKEGLTPKELVDRNVTIFKETHAALGITYDRFIRTTDADHYAASAALWKKMEEAGDIYLGKYEGWYSVRDEAYYGEDETELREDGKRYSKVTDTLLTWTEEESYFFRLSNYQDKLLALYADQPEFGAPRTRFNEVISFVKGGLEDLSVSRTTFDWGVPVPGNEKHVMYVWVDALTNYLTAVGYPDTESEAFQKYWPADVHIIGKDISRFHAVYWPAFLMSAGLELPKRVMIHGFLHNNGVKMSKSLGNVVAPADWVAQYGLDQVRFFLLREVPFGADGSYNHDAVVSRMNSDLANNLGNLAQRSLSMVAKNCSGVVPTPGAFTSADEQILAAARALLEHSRHAYQGQDFHGSLEKIWHVLGDTNAYFADQAPWVLRKTDVPRMETVLYVTMEVLRIVSILIQPVMPDAAAKLLFVLGQGTAPDDAVRQFAAIAAPLVPGTVLPAPAPIFPKYEEPAPVEA, from the coding sequence GTGACATCTTCTGAATCGGCCAAGACGCCTTACTACCTGACCACCGCCATCACGTACCCCAACGGTGACCCGCACATTGGGCACGCCTATGAGTACATTGCCACCGACGCCATGGCACGCTTCAAGCGCCTGGACGGCTTCGATGTCATGTTCCTGACGGGCACGGATGAGCACGGCATGAAGATCGCGCAGACGGCCGAAAAGGAAGGCCTCACGCCCAAGGAGCTCGTGGACCGCAACGTCACGATCTTCAAGGAGACGCACGCCGCTCTGGGCATCACTTATGACCGGTTCATCCGCACTACGGACGCCGACCACTACGCCGCCTCTGCGGCCCTCTGGAAGAAGATGGAAGAGGCAGGGGATATTTACCTGGGCAAGTACGAGGGCTGGTACTCGGTCCGCGACGAGGCCTACTATGGTGAGGATGAGACCGAACTGCGCGAGGACGGCAAGCGCTACTCCAAGGTCACCGACACTTTACTGACCTGGACGGAGGAGGAAAGCTACTTCTTCCGGCTCTCCAACTACCAGGACAAACTGCTGGCGCTCTACGCCGATCAGCCCGAATTCGGGGCCCCGCGCACCCGCTTCAACGAGGTCATCAGCTTCGTCAAGGGCGGCCTGGAGGACCTTTCGGTCAGCCGCACCACCTTCGACTGGGGCGTTCCTGTGCCCGGCAACGAGAAACACGTCATGTACGTGTGGGTTGACGCGCTGACCAACTACCTGACCGCTGTGGGCTACCCGGACACCGAATCCGAGGCGTTCCAAAAGTATTGGCCGGCCGACGTGCACATCATCGGCAAGGACATCTCCCGCTTCCACGCCGTCTACTGGCCCGCGTTCCTCATGTCCGCCGGGCTGGAACTGCCCAAGCGCGTCATGATCCACGGCTTCCTGCACAACAACGGCGTCAAGATGTCCAAGTCCCTGGGCAATGTGGTGGCCCCGGCCGACTGGGTGGCCCAGTACGGTCTGGATCAGGTCCGCTTCTTCTTGCTGCGCGAGGTCCCCTTTGGCGCCGACGGCTCCTACAACCACGACGCGGTCGTGAGCCGGATGAACTCCGATTTGGCCAACAACCTGGGCAACCTGGCCCAGCGTTCGCTGTCCATGGTGGCCAAGAACTGCTCCGGCGTTGTGCCGACGCCGGGAGCGTTCACCTCCGCGGATGAGCAGATTCTGGCCGCGGCCCGCGCCTTGCTGGAGCACTCGCGCCACGCCTACCAGGGGCAGGACTTCCACGGCTCGCTGGAGAAGATCTGGCACGTCCTTGGTGACACCAATGCCTACTTTGCCGACCAGGCCCCCTGGGTGCTGCGCAAGACCGACGTGCCCCGCATGGAAACCGTGCTGTACGTGACCATGGAGGTGCTGCGCATCGTCTCGATCCTGATCCAGCCCGTTATGCCCGACGCCGCAGCGAAACTGCTTTTTGTTCTGGGCCAGGGTACTGCACCGGACGACGCTGTTCGCCAGTTCGCTGCCATTGCGGCTCCTTTGGTTCCCGGTACTGTGCTACCCGCCCCGGCGCCGATCTTCCCCAAGTATGAGGAGCCGGCCCCCGTAGAGGCGTAG
- the ilvN gene encoding acetolactate synthase small subunit: MTRHTLSVLVEDKPGVLTRVASMFARRAFNINSLAVGPTEVPGVSRMTVVVDAKGDLIEQVTKQLNKLVNVIKIVELVSENSVQRDHILVKVRADAATRLQVTQAADLFRASVVDVSTDSLIIEATGHPDKLAALLNVLEPFGIREIVQSGTLAIGRGSRSMSDRALRAS; the protein is encoded by the coding sequence ATGACTCGACATACTCTTTCCGTCCTGGTTGAAGACAAGCCAGGTGTCCTGACCCGCGTGGCGAGCATGTTTGCCCGGCGCGCCTTCAACATCAACTCCTTGGCCGTTGGCCCCACCGAAGTCCCCGGGGTGTCCCGGATGACGGTGGTGGTCGACGCCAAGGGCGACTTGATTGAACAAGTCACCAAGCAGCTGAATAAACTAGTCAATGTCATAAAGATTGTTGAACTTGTTTCAGAGAATTCCGTGCAACGGGACCACATCCTGGTCAAGGTACGTGCGGATGCCGCCACGAGACTGCAAGTCACCCAAGCTGCAGATCTCTTCCGTGCATCAGTGGTTGACGTGTCCACCGACTCGTTGATTATTGAAGCGACCGGCCACCCGGACAAGCTCGCGGCACTGCTTAATGTGCTGGAGCCTTTCGGCATTCGTGAGATCGTGCAATCCGGCACCTTGGCTATTGGTCGGGGATCCCGTTCCATGAGCGACCGGGCACTGCGCGCTTCCTAG
- the ilvC gene encoding ketol-acid reductoisomerase: protein MTEMFYDDDADLSIIQGRKVAVIGYGSQGHAHALNLRDSGVDVRVGLKAGSKSIAKAEAEGLRVLSVAEATAEADLIMILTPDQVQRFVFADDIAPNLKSGDALFFGHGFNIRFGYVAAPDNVDVALVAPKAPGHTVRREFEAGRGIPDLIAVEQDFTGGARALALSYAKAIGGTRAGVIETTFTEETETDLFGEQAVLCGGASQLVQYGFEVLTEAGYKPEIAYFEVLHELKLIVDLMWEGGIAKQRWSVSDTAEYGDYVSGPRVITPEVKENMKAVLADIQSGAFAKRFIEDQDAGAPEFLALRKKGEEHPIEATGRELRKLFSWVSSSDDYTEGSVSR, encoded by the coding sequence GTGACCGAAATGTTTTACGACGACGATGCAGACCTGTCAATCATCCAGGGCCGCAAGGTCGCCGTTATCGGCTACGGCAGCCAGGGCCACGCACACGCACTTAACCTGCGCGATTCCGGTGTTGACGTCCGCGTCGGCCTGAAGGCAGGATCCAAGTCCATTGCCAAGGCAGAAGCTGAGGGCCTTCGCGTCCTTAGCGTTGCCGAGGCCACGGCAGAAGCCGACCTGATCATGATCCTGACCCCGGACCAGGTCCAGCGCTTCGTCTTCGCCGACGACATTGCACCGAACTTGAAGTCCGGCGACGCCCTGTTCTTCGGCCACGGCTTCAACATCCGCTTCGGCTACGTCGCCGCGCCGGACAACGTTGACGTTGCCCTGGTCGCCCCGAAGGCGCCGGGACACACCGTGCGCCGCGAGTTCGAGGCAGGTCGCGGCATTCCGGACCTGATCGCCGTCGAGCAGGACTTCACCGGCGGCGCCAGGGCCCTGGCCCTGTCCTACGCGAAGGCCATCGGCGGCACCCGCGCCGGCGTCATCGAGACCACGTTCACCGAAGAGACCGAAACCGATCTGTTCGGGGAGCAGGCTGTCCTTTGCGGCGGCGCCTCACAGTTGGTCCAGTACGGCTTCGAGGTTCTGACGGAAGCCGGCTACAAGCCGGAAATCGCCTACTTCGAGGTGCTGCACGAGCTCAAGCTCATTGTGGACCTCATGTGGGAAGGCGGCATCGCCAAGCAGCGCTGGAGCGTCTCCGACACCGCAGAGTACGGCGACTACGTCTCCGGCCCGCGCGTGATCACCCCCGAGGTGAAGGAGAACATGAAGGCCGTTCTCGCCGACATCCAAAGCGGTGCCTTCGCCAAGCGCTTCATTGAGGACCAGGATGCCGGCGCTCCGGAGTTCCTGGCGCTGCGCAAGAAGGGTGAAGAGCACCCGATCGAGGCGACCGGCCGCGAGCTGCGTAAGCTCTTCTCCTGGGTCAGCAGCAGCGACGACTACACCGAGGGCTCCGTCTCCCGCTAG
- a CDS encoding ABC transporter permease, which yields MLQVALSQLRTHSRRFIAITLAVLLAVAFLSATLMVNASTKASLKASLGQSYSSAELVISPTQEQPLTTTDAASVAASPLVAESYAQRTPYLQAELGTTTVGATFRNMPAKLSLEPVALTSGAWPTNDQEVTIDTTAAERNSLTVGSKVTLTGAATSTESTPLLTATVSGITAASANPITSGLAQFVGTAAAVDRLTSPDTVFNTISVNLKDGVSLADAKLALATAVEQPVENILTADEKTTQTVSTMTGGQDQLTIVLLAFAGVALLVSALVVSNTFSVLVAQRTRELALLRCVGASRAQVRNSVVLEALIVGLIASALGVLAATGVMALVLSLLSHNPDFAFATLAVPPSAVIAGILVGTVLTVLAALVPARAATKVAPLAALRPADDVSVHNPGGRVRLTVGVLLLLAGGAGLAYGGVSANLMLALPSGAASFVGFLMAATLFVPKLVSLAGTLAAPAGVPGRMAAANAVRNPRRTTATASALLIGVTLVTMMMTGAATARQAFDTQLDSSYPVDITAQTYPGEPAISSARIAAAAALPGVAHIATLDLVGTVTAGGTQLPAYGISDADAAALLANRANRPTRTSAILPKGSTATSATLEAGTQTTNLTATNATNYGMTALVSLDAFPPLAADDPLRERTVAPLWISVDPSLDANALMDLRTSLASTLGVDEYLVSGSVLEKAMFNQVIDMLLLVVTGLLAVAVFIALIGVANTLSLSVLERTRENSLLRALGLTRGQLRGMLALEALLIAGVAAIIGSVLGTLYGWAGAQSALGTFAEVTAVIPWGQIIAVVAVAAVAGLLASVVPARRAARLSPVEGLAMD from the coding sequence ATGTTGCAAGTCGCCCTGAGTCAACTTCGCACGCATTCCCGGCGCTTCATCGCCATCACGCTCGCGGTGCTGCTGGCCGTCGCCTTCCTCTCCGCCACCCTCATGGTCAACGCCTCCACCAAGGCGTCGCTGAAGGCCTCCCTCGGCCAGTCCTACTCCTCCGCCGAGCTCGTCATCTCCCCCACCCAGGAGCAACCACTAACGACGACGGACGCTGCCTCCGTGGCCGCCTCACCTCTCGTCGCGGAGTCCTATGCGCAACGGACCCCGTACCTTCAAGCAGAGCTGGGCACAACCACCGTTGGCGCCACGTTCCGCAATATGCCGGCCAAACTTTCACTGGAACCGGTTGCTTTGACCTCGGGCGCGTGGCCGACCAATGACCAAGAAGTCACGATCGATACGACTGCGGCAGAACGAAATTCGCTGACCGTGGGCAGCAAGGTCACCTTGACCGGTGCGGCCACATCCACTGAAAGCACCCCGCTCTTGACCGCCACGGTCTCGGGCATCACGGCCGCATCAGCTAACCCCATTACCTCAGGGCTGGCCCAATTTGTGGGCACTGCTGCAGCCGTCGACAGGCTCACCTCACCGGATACCGTCTTCAACACCATCTCCGTGAACCTCAAGGATGGGGTCTCACTTGCCGACGCGAAGTTGGCACTTGCAACCGCAGTTGAGCAGCCCGTTGAAAATATCCTGACCGCTGATGAGAAGACCACCCAAACGGTCTCCACCATGACCGGCGGCCAGGACCAGCTGACCATTGTTTTGCTGGCCTTTGCCGGAGTTGCCCTGCTGGTTTCAGCCTTGGTTGTCTCCAACACCTTCTCCGTCCTGGTGGCACAGCGGACCCGTGAATTGGCGCTGCTGCGCTGCGTTGGTGCGAGCCGTGCACAAGTGCGCAATTCCGTGGTTCTTGAGGCGCTGATTGTAGGATTGATAGCCTCCGCGCTGGGCGTGCTCGCCGCAACCGGAGTCATGGCACTGGTTTTATCCCTGCTGAGCCATAACCCCGACTTTGCCTTCGCCACGTTGGCGGTGCCGCCGTCGGCCGTTATCGCCGGAATCCTGGTGGGCACCGTGCTCACTGTGTTGGCTGCGCTGGTGCCTGCCCGTGCGGCAACCAAGGTAGCGCCGCTGGCTGCACTGCGCCCGGCCGACGACGTCTCCGTCCACAATCCCGGTGGAAGGGTGCGCCTCACTGTTGGAGTGCTGCTGCTTCTGGCCGGCGGGGCGGGCCTGGCATACGGCGGAGTATCGGCGAATCTGATGCTGGCATTGCCCTCCGGCGCGGCGTCCTTTGTCGGTTTCCTCATGGCTGCAACGCTGTTCGTGCCGAAGCTGGTCTCCCTGGCCGGAACCCTGGCCGCACCCGCCGGAGTCCCCGGGAGGATGGCCGCGGCCAACGCCGTGCGCAATCCGCGCCGGACCACCGCGACGGCGTCCGCGCTGCTCATCGGCGTCACACTGGTGACCATGATGATGACCGGTGCCGCGACGGCCCGGCAGGCCTTCGACACCCAACTCGACAGCAGCTACCCCGTGGACATCACGGCGCAGACCTATCCTGGCGAGCCTGCCATTTCCTCTGCCCGTATTGCCGCGGCGGCCGCCCTGCCCGGGGTGGCACACATTGCCACGCTTGACTTGGTGGGCACCGTGACGGCCGGGGGTACGCAGCTTCCCGCGTACGGAATTTCCGACGCCGACGCTGCCGCGCTACTGGCGAACCGAGCCAACAGGCCCACGCGCACCTCGGCAATTCTTCCCAAAGGTTCCACAGCCACCTCGGCTACCCTGGAAGCAGGCACACAGACAACCAACCTCACGGCCACCAACGCCACGAACTACGGCATGACCGCCCTGGTCTCGCTGGATGCCTTCCCGCCGCTGGCTGCTGATGACCCGCTCCGGGAGCGGACAGTGGCGCCGTTGTGGATCTCCGTGGACCCTTCCTTGGACGCGAATGCGCTGATGGACCTGCGCACGTCGCTGGCCAGCACCTTGGGTGTTGATGAGTACCTCGTCTCCGGATCAGTCTTGGAGAAGGCAATGTTCAACCAGGTCATCGACATGCTGCTGCTGGTTGTCACCGGGCTGTTGGCAGTGGCCGTTTTCATTGCGTTGATCGGGGTGGCCAACACCTTGTCCTTGTCTGTGCTGGAGCGCACGCGCGAGAACTCGCTGCTGCGGGCCCTGGGCCTGACGCGTGGACAGCTGCGCGGCATGCTGGCCCTAGAGGCCCTGTTGATCGCCGGCGTTGCCGCTATCATCGGCTCCGTGCTGGGTACGCTCTACGGCTGGGCCGGGGCGCAATCGGCGCTGGGTACCTTTGCGGAGGTAACGGCCGTGATTCCTTGGGGCCAGATCATTGCCGTGGTGGCTGTCGCCGCCGTCGCCGGGCTGCTCGCCTCCGTGGTGCCGGCACGCCGGGCCGCCAGGCTCTCCCCCGTTGAAGGGCTCGCGATGGACTGA
- the serA gene encoding phosphoglycerate dehydrogenase — MSATKPVVLLAEELSPATIEALGPDFEIRHTDGADRAQLLSAIVDVDAILVRSATLVDAEAIAAAKKLKVIARAGVGLDNVDIKAATQAGVMVVNAPTSNIVSAAELTIGHILSLARHIPAASTALKNGEWKRSKYTGTELLEKKLGIIGLGRIGALITERAKAFGMEIVAYDPYVTSARAASLGVQLLTLDELLEQSDFITIHMPRTPETLGMIGTKAFAKMKKSAYVINVARGGLIDEAALNIALREGEIAGAGIDVFVKEPATDVDFLSLENVIATPHLGASTDEAQEKAGVSVAKSVRLALAGELVPDAVNVAGGVIAADVRPGIPLIEKLGRIFTALTHASVTQIDVEVAGEIAALDVKALELSALKGVFKDVVSEQVSYVNAPVLAEQRGIKTNLITTLESTDYRNVLTIRGALSDDSQISVSGTLTGPKQIQKIVALNGYELEIPMSDHLLVISYADRPGVVGTLGRLLGENGVNIAGMQVARNTEGGQALSLITVDSSVPQNVLDAIKTEIGATMAREVDLED; from the coding sequence GTGAGCGCCACCAAGCCCGTAGTACTCCTCGCTGAGGAACTTTCGCCCGCCACGATCGAGGCTCTTGGCCCCGATTTTGAAATCCGTCACACCGACGGTGCCGACCGTGCCCAGCTGCTTTCCGCTATTGTGGACGTTGATGCGATCCTGGTTCGCTCCGCAACATTGGTTGACGCGGAAGCCATCGCTGCTGCCAAGAAACTGAAGGTCATTGCACGTGCCGGTGTGGGGCTGGACAACGTGGACATCAAGGCTGCAACACAGGCCGGGGTCATGGTGGTCAACGCGCCGACGTCGAACATTGTCTCCGCCGCCGAACTCACCATTGGGCACATCCTGTCCCTGGCCCGGCACATCCCGGCCGCTAGCACCGCGCTGAAGAACGGTGAGTGGAAGCGCTCCAAGTACACCGGCACTGAACTGCTGGAAAAGAAACTCGGCATCATCGGTCTGGGCCGCATTGGCGCCCTGATCACCGAACGCGCCAAGGCCTTCGGCATGGAGATCGTCGCGTACGACCCCTATGTCACCTCGGCCCGCGCCGCCAGCCTCGGTGTCCAGCTGCTCACCCTCGATGAGCTGCTGGAACAGTCGGACTTCATCACGATCCACATGCCGCGCACGCCCGAAACCCTGGGCATGATCGGCACGAAAGCGTTCGCAAAGATGAAGAAGAGCGCTTACGTTATCAACGTTGCCCGCGGCGGCTTGATCGATGAAGCAGCCCTGAACATTGCCCTGCGCGAGGGCGAAATTGCTGGTGCCGGCATCGACGTGTTCGTCAAAGAACCCGCCACTGATGTGGACTTCCTGTCCCTGGAGAACGTCATTGCCACCCCGCACCTGGGTGCCTCCACGGACGAGGCCCAGGAAAAGGCCGGCGTCTCCGTGGCCAAGTCGGTCCGCCTGGCCCTGGCCGGCGAGCTTGTGCCCGATGCTGTCAACGTGGCCGGTGGCGTCATCGCTGCCGACGTCCGCCCGGGCATCCCGCTAATTGAGAAGCTGGGTCGCATCTTTACCGCACTGACTCACGCCTCCGTCACCCAGATCGATGTTGAGGTTGCCGGCGAAATCGCCGCACTGGACGTCAAGGCGCTGGAACTCTCCGCCCTGAAGGGTGTCTTCAAGGACGTCGTCTCCGAGCAGGTCTCCTACGTCAACGCGCCGGTTCTGGCCGAACAGCGCGGCATCAAGACCAACTTGATCACCACGCTCGAGTCCACTGACTACCGCAACGTGCTCACGATCCGCGGCGCACTCTCGGATGATTCACAGATCTCCGTCTCCGGCACACTGACGGGCCCGAAGCAGATCCAGAAGATCGTTGCCCTCAACGGCTACGAACTGGAAATTCCCATGAGCGACCACCTCCTGGTGATCTCCTACGCCGACCGCCCCGGCGTCGTCGGCACCTTGGGTCGCCTTCTGGGTGAGAACGGCGTCAACATTGCCGGCATGCAGGTTGCCCGTAACACCGAAGGCGGCCAAGCGCTGTCCCTTATTACGGTCGACAGCTCCGTGCCGCAGAACGTGCTCGATGCTATCAAGACCGAAATCGGTGCCACCATGGCCCGCGAGGTGGACCTAGAGGACTAA